AGCGATCGTGACGATAGCCGTGCACGCGGTCCTGCCACGGAGTCGGCTCGTTCACGGCCACGCCGGAAACCACGGAGCCGCCCGCGATCTCGGACATGAGCTGGGCAGCGCGATCCAGACAGAAACGATTCAGCACCTGATCCACGCCGCGCTCGAAACGATAGGACGCATCACTGGGCAGAGCCAGCCTGCGAGCGGTCTTGCGGATGGTGCCGGGCCGGAATACCGCGGACTCCAGAAGCACGTTGCGGCTATCTCCGGTCATCTCGGAATTCAGGCCGCCCATGACGCCGGCAAGGGCAACGGGCTTGACGCCGTCCCAGATCAGCAGATCGGCCGGGGTCAGGGTGCGCTCCACCTCGTCAAGGGTGGTGAACTTCATGCCGTCTTCGGCCGGAGCAACACGAATGGTGGCCTTTTCGATGCGATCCATGTCGAACGCATGCAGGGGCTGGCCCAGTTCGAACATGATGTAGTTGGTCACGTCCACGATATTGCTGATGGGACGCTGACCAACCGCGAGAAGGCGCATGCGCATCCATTCCGGAGAAGCCTTCTGCTGCACGTCACGGATGATGCGCGCGCTGTACAGCGGGCACAGGGCCGGATCGTCGATGACCACCTTGATCTCGCCAGCCGCATCCCCGCCGGATTCGGTCAGGGCCAGCTTGGGCATGGTCAGGGGCAGATCAAAGGCCAGCGCAGCTTCACGGGCAAAACCCAGATGGGAAAGACAATCCGCGCGGTTCGGAGTGATGTCGAAATCCAGAACCGTGCGTTCGAGCTTGAGCGCGTCCACCAGTTTTTCGCCGGGCTTCAGGTCCTCGGGCAGGACCCAGATTCCGTCGTGATTATCGGAAAACTCCAATTCGCGCTCGGAGCAGATCATGCCGTGGGAAGGCAGACCACGCAGCTTGGCCTTCTTGATCTTGAGGCCGCCGGGCATGACCGTGCCAACCTTGGCCACGGGCACCTTCTGGCCCTGACCAACGTTGGGCGCGCCGCAGACGATGTCCAGAACCTCGTCTCCAACGTCCACCTTGCACACGGACAGTTTTTCCGCTTCGGGGTGGCGGCCGCATTCCACGACGTGGCCGACCACGATATCCTTGACCTTTTCAAAGGGGTCCTCGATGGAGTCCAGTTCCAGGCCGAGCATGGTCAGCCTGTCGCCCAACTCCTGAGCCTCGCCTTCGAAAGGAACGAATTCACGCAACCAATCGAAACTGATGAGCATCGCACTACCGCTAAGTCAAAAGTTGCAAAAAGGCGCGGAACGCCCCTGTTCGGGACGT
Above is a window of Pseudodesulfovibrio tunisiensis DNA encoding:
- the pheT gene encoding phenylalanine--tRNA ligase subunit beta is translated as MLISFDWLREFVPFEGEAQELGDRLTMLGLELDSIEDPFEKVKDIVVGHVVECGRHPEAEKLSVCKVDVGDEVLDIVCGAPNVGQGQKVPVAKVGTVMPGGLKIKKAKLRGLPSHGMICSERELEFSDNHDGIWVLPEDLKPGEKLVDALKLERTVLDFDITPNRADCLSHLGFAREAALAFDLPLTMPKLALTESGGDAAGEIKVVIDDPALCPLYSARIIRDVQQKASPEWMRMRLLAVGQRPISNIVDVTNYIMFELGQPLHAFDMDRIEKATIRVAPAEDGMKFTTLDEVERTLTPADLLIWDGVKPVALAGVMGGLNSEMTGDSRNVLLESAVFRPGTIRKTARRLALPSDASYRFERGVDQVLNRFCLDRAAQLMSEIAGGSVVSGVAVNEPTPWQDRVHGYRHDRCMRLLGLDLEPGFAKKVFTLEGCQVDDSDPDNWKVSSPSHRLDLEREVDLYEEVGRVYGLDRIPAVLPRVKKNMDGEVTSDTPYGFIRRIKLWGAGAGLSEAVNYSFVGTDDLDRLNMAPEGRVIIANPLSEEQNVMRTDLTPGLLNTLKHNLAQGNNHVRVFEVAKRFVADAESETETREHTRLGILLYGSRHAQEWPWPHADADYLDIKGHVEHLLSDSLKLEEAEFALVADHAYLEPCVSVSVYGKPVGFMGMVRPEMADYYHARKDVWVADLDVEMLRDLTREHSIQFANLPVFPPSRRDVTVIGSMTLQAGAVVAAIRDMNIKILESVELVAEYIPEGQEEERNLSFRLTYRHPAKTLKDKEVDKQHKRVLNELSSKLPVRF